A DNA window from Thermosynechococcaceae cyanobacterium Okahandja contains the following coding sequences:
- a CDS encoding DUF2997 domain-containing protein, with amino-acid sequence MIETLEFVIYPDGRVVETVTGIAGRSCAEVTAAIEAQLGCVVSQQPTSDYYATETVEEGQSIVQSVPSQW; translated from the coding sequence ATGATAGAGACACTTGAGTTTGTCATTTACCCTGACGGTCGCGTTGTTGAAACAGTCACGGGCATTGCCGGTCGCTCTTGTGCCGAGGTTACGGCTGCCATTGAAGCGCAACTCGGGTGTGTGGTGAGCCAACAACCGACATCGGACTATTACGCTACCGAAACGGTGGAAGAGGGTCAATCCATTGTGCAGTCTGTACCGTCTCAGTGGTAA
- a CDS encoding DUF1257 domain-containing protein, translated as MSHFSQIKTQIRSLPALEAALTDLGVPWQSGSQPVRGFRGQTQTADVVMPQANGYDIGFRWNGTEYELVADLEFWQQAWSVDRFLSKVTQRYAYHAVVQSASEQGFQVQTEEQHSDGSVKLVLQRWRS; from the coding sequence ATGTCGCACTTCAGCCAAATCAAAACCCAGATTCGTAGCTTGCCCGCCCTAGAAGCGGCCTTAACTGACTTAGGGGTGCCGTGGCAGTCCGGATCCCAGCCGGTGCGGGGTTTTCGCGGCCAAACTCAGACGGCGGATGTGGTCATGCCTCAAGCAAATGGCTATGACATTGGCTTCCGCTGGAACGGTACAGAGTACGAATTAGTCGCAGATTTGGAGTTCTGGCAGCAGGCGTGGTCAGTGGATCGGTTTCTGAGCAAGGTCACGCAGCGCTATGCTTACCATGCGGTTGTGCAGTCTGCCAGCGAGCAAGGGTTTCAGGTGCAAACGGAAGAGCAGCACTCAGACGGCAGCGTCAAGCTGGTGTTACAGCGCTGGCGCTCCTAG